The following coding sequences lie in one Metallumcola ferriviriculae genomic window:
- a CDS encoding DUF1540 domain-containing protein: MEVVNCEAYNCTHNDDGICELDEITITQRGVDTHCGDFDRDLTEDETTIVFSYEKADDTLDTMLNNEND, encoded by the coding sequence ATGGAAGTAGTAAACTGTGAGGCGTACAACTGTACTCACAATGATGACGGAATCTGTGAACTTGATGAAATCACCATCACCCAGCGGGGTGTTGATACACATTGCGGCGATTTTGACCGGGATTTAACTGAGGATGAAACCACTATAGTTTTCTCTTACGAAAAGGCGGATGATACCTTAGATACCATGCTGAATAATGAAAATGATTAG
- the lspA gene encoding signal peptidase II: MQLLVIVLLVLALDQGTKYLVVSIFTQGQSIPLITNIFHLTYVKNPGAAFGLLAHKTSFFIGITVLVTLVILFIYRKVSPEQKLLRYGLALQLGGALGNLIDRVRTGLVVDFFDFRIWPVFNFADVAIVVGVALLAFELLIDSEDGKEV; this comes from the coding sequence ATGCAACTTCTTGTAATTGTACTGCTAGTGTTGGCGTTGGATCAGGGAACCAAATATTTGGTTGTATCTATCTTTACGCAAGGCCAGTCCATCCCCCTGATAACGAATATATTTCACCTTACATATGTTAAAAACCCTGGAGCAGCTTTTGGTTTATTGGCTCATAAAACATCATTTTTCATCGGCATTACAGTATTGGTAACCTTAGTAATTCTTTTTATTTATCGGAAAGTTTCACCGGAGCAAAAGCTGCTGCGTTACGGCTTGGCCCTGCAGCTGGGCGGGGCATTAGGTAATTTGATTGACCGGGTGCGCACAGGATTGGTAGTTGATTTTTTCGATTTTAGGATATGGCCGGTATTTAATTTTGCCGATGTGGCCATTGTGGTGGGAGTAGCGCTTTTAGCATTCGAACTGCTAATAGATTCTGAGGATGGAAAGGAAGTTTAG